A single window of Syngnathus acus chromosome 23, fSynAcu1.2, whole genome shotgun sequence DNA harbors:
- the lrrc4.1 gene encoding leucine-rich repeat-containing protein 4 yields the protein MCHIMSLLGRVAAHRARKTALLCVVFLMARAWSSASLALGAAASQGPQGCPPQCSCSNQQGKVVCTRRGLTRVPPGIPANTRHLNLMENAIEAVQADSFRHLHHLEVLQLGRNAIRQIEVGAFNGLTSLNTLELFDNRLTVVPSGAFEYLSKLRELWLRNNPIESIPSYAFNRVPSLMRLDLGELRKLEYISEGAFEGLQNLKYLNLGMCNIKGEMPNMSPLKGLEELEISENHFPVIKPSSFKGLNSLKKLWVMNSQITVIERNAFDDLASLVELNLAHNNLSAVPHDLFSPLRYLVELHLHHNPWNCGCDAVWLARWLREYIPTNSTCCGRCHLPANMRGRQLVEVEQGEGAATQCSAPFIADAPRDFNISAGRVAELRCRTAQMSSVRWLLPNGTILTHASSHLRISVLTDGTLNFSNVLAVDTGTYTCMVSNAAGKSNASAYLNVSAAELNTSNLSYFTTVTVEVLGPTTEMPKPKKTTTTSASTAVAGVAGGGLGLGTTTTTASPSVFQPVFISTPTVLLQSTDSRPGAAKPSAVPGLKGATGKPGKSGPSLDEVMKTTKIIIGCFVAVTLLAAVMLIAFYKLRKRHQQRSTVAAARTVEIIQVDEEDLPPPASAAQETALTLPEIRDHNSIHKMDYLSHKTDYSYHKPKAEYIPQPDFTLHKPKAEYTTYKPNMDFHGHKSVQDYSTCKSTPDFSLHRQKPDYSPFRQDYNPHKSKAENSPFKPDFGTHPKTRSDYSPFKSDYSTHPRQKTDFSPFKRDYSTQPKSKHDYSPLRSDYNTQHKHKVEYSSPFKHDFGTHPRPKPDYSPYKPGYSTQPKPKMDYSVQKCKPDTNYKTKDPYNAFKTDFSPHKADFSAFKSEFSPHAQRPKMDYSPHRVDYSPHKMDFSTMKPKYNTYKASGHGAKWTENNVGNSLPRTMPSTITTMAEPFVIKTHTKEKVQETQI from the coding sequence ATGTGCCACATCATGAGTCTCCTGGGGAGGGTAGCTGCGCATCGTGCCAGGAAAACCGCCCTACTCTGTGTAGTGTTCCTGATGGCACGGGCATGGAGCAGCGCCTCCCTGGCCTTAGGGGCGGCGGCCTCTCAAGGACCCCAGGGCTGTCCCCCACAGTGCTCTTGCAGTAATCAGCAGGGGAAGGTGGTGTGCACCCGACGGGGCCTCACTCGCGTGCCCCCGGGCATACCGGCCAACACGCGACACCTCAATCTGATGGAAAACGCCATCGAGGCGGTGCAGGCTGACTCATTTCGCCACCTGCACCACCTTGAGGTGCTCCAGCTTGGGCGGAACGCCATTCGGCAGATTGAGGTGGGCGCGTTCAATGGACTTACCAGCCTCAACACTCTAGAGCTGTTTGACAACCGGCTGACGGTGGTACCCAGTGGGGCCTTTGAGTACCTGTCCAAACTAAGGGAACTGTGGCTGAGGAACAACCCCATTGAGAGCATTCCTTCCTACGCCTTTAACCGGGTGCCCTCCCTGATGCGACTGGACCTTGGCGAGTTGCGGAAACTGGAGTACATCTCAGAAGGAGCTTTCGAAGGCCTACAAAATCTCAAGTACCTCAACTTGGGCATGTGCAACATCAAGGGGGAGATGCCAAACATGAGTCCCCTTAAGGgcctggaggagctggagatcTCTGAAAATCACTTCCCCGTGATAAAGCCGAGCTCCTTTAAAGGCCTGAACTCACTGAAAAAGCTATGGGTGATGAACTCACAGATAACCGTGATAGAACGCAATGCCTTTGATGACTTAGCGTCACTGGTGGAGCTTAATCTGGCCCATAATAACCTGAGCGCTGTGCCCCATGATCTGTTCTCCCCGCTCAGGTACTTGGTGGAGCTCCATCTCCACCATAATCCTTGGAACTGTGGCTGTGATGCTGTATGGTTAGCACGCTGGTTGAGGGAATACATACCTACAAACTCTACTTGCTGTGGACGATGCCATTTGCCTGCCAACATGAGGGGTCGGCAGCTTGTGGAGGTAGAGCAAGGAGAGGGGGCTGCAACCCAGTGTTCGGCACCGTTCATTGCAGACGCACCAAGGGATTTTAACATCTCGGCCGGGAGAGTGGCTGAGCTTCGCTGTCGCACGGCCCAGATGTCTTCAGTACGCTGGCTCCTACCCAACGGGACTATACTGACTCACGCCTCGAGTCATCTGAGGATATCTGTACTCACCGATGGCACCttaaatttttcaaatgtcctGGCTGTTGACACTGGCACATACACCTGCATGGTATCCAATGCAGCTGGGAAGTCCAACGCGTCGGCGTACCTCAACGTGAGTGCGGCCGAGCTCAACACCTCCAACTTGAGCTACTTCACAACTGTGACAGTGGAGGTCTTGGGGCCGACCACAGAGATGCCCAAACCCAagaagacgacgacgacatCTGCTTCTACTGCGGTGGCTGGCGTAGCGGGAGGAGGACTGGGCCTTGGAACGACCACCACAACTGCCTCACCCTCCGTCTTTCAGCCAGTGTTCATCTCCACACCAACTGTGTTGCTGCAAAGCACAGACAGCCGACCTGGTGCAGCCAAGCCATCTGCAGTGCCCGGACTCAAAGGGGCCACCGGCAAGCCTGGCAAGTCCGGCCCCAGTCTGGATGAGGTCATGAAAACCACCAAGATCATAATCGGCTGCTTCGTGGCAGTAACGCTGTTGGCTGCCGTGATGCTCATTGCCTTCTACAAACTGAGAAAGCGCCACCAGCAGAGGAGCACCGTGGCGGCTGCTCGCACCGTGGAGATCATCCAGGTCGACGAGGAGGACCTTCCGCCACCAGCTTCTGCGGCTCAAGAAACAGCTCTGACTCTACCCGAAATAAGAGACCATAATAGCATACACAAGATGGACTATCTCAGTCACAAGACGGACTATAGCTATCACAAACCCAAGGCCGAATACATACCTCAGCCTGATTTCACCCTTCACAAGCCAAAAGCAGAGTACACAACGTACAAGCCCAACATGGATTTCCATGGTCACAAGTCGGTCCAAGACTATAGCACTTGCAAATCTACGCCAGATTTTAGCCTCCACAGACAAAAGCCTGACTACAGCCCGTTCAGACAGGACTACAACCCTCACAAATCCAAAGCTGAAAACAGTCCATTCAAACCAGACTTTGGGACTCACCCAAAGACAAGGTCAGACTACAGCcctttcaaatcagactacAGCACTCATCCAAGGCAAAAGACTGACTTCAGCCCGTTTAAGAGAGATTACAGTACCCAACCAAAATCCAAACACGATTACAGCCCATTAAGGTCAGACTACAACACTCAGCATAAACACAAGGTTGAATATAGTAGCCCGTTCAAGCACGACTTTGGGACACATCCGAGACCTAAACCGGATTACAGTCCATATAAGCCTGGCTACAGCACTCAGCCAAAACCCAAAATGGACTACAGTGTCCAGAAATGTAAACCTGACACCAACTACAAAACCAAGGACCCTTACAATGCTTTCAAGACCGACTTCAGCCCGCACAAAGCGGACTTCAGCGCCTTTAAATCAGAGTTCAGTCCCCATGCTCAGAGACCCAAAATGGATTACAGTCCACATAGGGTGGACTACAGTCCTCATAAAATGGACTTCAGCACCATGAAGCCAAAATACAACACCTATAAAGCGAGTGGTCACGGGGCCAAATGGACAGAGAACAACGTGGGGAACTCTTTGCCTCGAACCATGCCCAGCACCATCACGACAATGGCTGAGCCCTTTGTCATTAAAACTCACACCAAGGAGAAAGTACAGGAGActcagatttga